One window from the genome of Oceanispirochaeta sp. M1 encodes:
- the radC gene encoding DNA repair protein RadC, which translates to MRDWKGAHSRRPIGAAGAAAQPWKARPAAARQTDTAKKRKKLSFCLNHQPHPARMEVMKQKKYTISSRENMQPREKALHYGVSVLNDRELLKILIGSGQKNRPVDAIARDVLKLLDYNNEMPDPEELMSIPGMGMARSSLVTAALEFSRRHYLTQNTRITHPESIYNLLSHMADRQQECFFTISLNGAHEHIKTRQVSQGLVNRTIVHPREVFAAPITDRAAAICIAHNHPSGNLEPSREDINITKRLVEAGDILGIPVLDHIIFSKNGYYSFMEHGMLN; encoded by the coding sequence GTGAGGGATTGGAAAGGGGCTCACAGCCGCCGTCCCATTGGGGCGGCCGGAGCGGCAGCGCAGCCTTGGAAAGCCCGACCGGCTGCCGCCAGGCAGACGGACACGGCCAAAAAAAGAAAAAAACTTTCATTCTGTCTCAATCACCAGCCCCACCCCGCCCGTATGGAAGTTATGAAACAAAAAAAATATACAATCAGCTCCAGAGAGAACATGCAGCCTAGGGAAAAAGCGCTTCACTACGGTGTGTCTGTATTAAACGACAGGGAACTGTTAAAGATTCTTATCGGGAGCGGGCAGAAAAACAGACCTGTGGATGCCATTGCCCGGGATGTGCTTAAACTGCTGGATTACAACAATGAGATGCCCGACCCCGAAGAGCTGATGAGTATTCCCGGGATGGGAATGGCCAGGTCTTCTCTTGTAACTGCAGCCCTTGAGTTTTCAAGGCGCCACTATCTGACCCAGAATACGAGAATCACACACCCTGAATCGATCTACAACCTACTCTCTCATATGGCAGACCGTCAGCAGGAGTGTTTTTTCACCATAAGTCTCAATGGGGCTCATGAGCACATTAAAACCAGGCAGGTGAGCCAGGGGTTGGTAAATCGTACGATAGTCCACCCAAGAGAAGTATTTGCAGCTCCTATCACAGACAGGGCCGCAGCCATTTGTATTGCCCACAACCACCCCTCAGGTAATTTAGAACCGAGCCGGGAAGATATTAATATAACAAAAAGACTTGTGGAGGCTGGTGATATACTGGGTATTCCGGTGCTTGATCATATAATATTCAGCAAAAATGGATATTACAGTTTTATGGAGCATGGAATGCTGAATTAG